In Hevea brasiliensis isolate MT/VB/25A 57/8 chromosome 13, ASM3005281v1, whole genome shotgun sequence, a single genomic region encodes these proteins:
- the LOC110638732 gene encoding gamma-glutamyl peptidase 3, translating into MIMKVTAEKRYALLLAARDSDYVKKVYGGYFNVFVAAFGEEGERWDLFRIVDGEFPDMNDLPKYDGFVVSGSPYDAYGNDFWILKLCFLLQTLDAMEIKVLGICFGHQVLCRALGGKVGKAYTGWDIGLRKVRIVKDLSPCNFLSNLSEIPASLSIIECHQDEVWEVPLGAEVIAFSDKTGVEMFTIGDHILGIQGHPEYTKDILYSLIDRLLNSNSIEVEFAENAKLGLEIAEPDRKCWERICRNFLKRRKCRYINL; encoded by the exons ATGATCATGAAGGTTACAGCTGAGAAAAGATATGCTCTTCTGCTAGCAGCAAGAGACTCTGATTATGTGAAGAAGGTGTATGGAGGATACTTCAATGTGTTTGTTGCAGCTTTTGGTGAAGAAGGTGAGAGATGGGATTTGTTTAGGATTGTTGATGGAGAGTTCCCTGACATGAATGACCTTCCTAAATATGATGGGTTTGTAGTCAGTGGTAGCCCTTATGATGCCTATGGAAATGACTTTTGGATTCTCAAGCTTTGTTTCCTCTTGCAAACTCTTGATGCCATGGAAATAAAAGTTCTTGGCATTTGCTTTGGCCATCAG GTTCTGTGTAGAGCATTAGGTGGAAAGGTAGGGAAAGCATACACAGGGTGGGATATTGGACTAAGGAAAGTGAGAATAGTGAAGGATTTGTCACCATGCAATTTCCTTAGCAACTTAAGTGAAATCCCAGCTTCACTATCAATAATTGAGTGCCACCAAGATGAGGTATGGGAAGTTCCATTAGGAGCTGAAGTAATTGCTTTCTCAGATAAAACAGGAGTGGAAATGTTCACCATTGGAGACCATATATTGGGCATTCAAGGCCATCCTGAGTACACCAAAGACATTCTTTATAGCCTCATTGATCGCCTTCTCAACAGCAATTCCATAGAG gttGAGTTTGCTGAAAATGCCAAGCTTGGATTGGAAATAGCTGAACCTGACAGGAAGTGCTGGGAAAGGATTTGCAGGAATTTTCTCAAGCGAAGGAAGTGTAGATATATAAATCTATAA